In the genome of Streptomyces sp. 846.5, the window CCCTGGCGGCGACAATCCGCGCGCACTCCAGCGACTCCGTGTGCGTGGTGTCCACCTCCAGGTCGTAGACCACACCCCGATGGACCAGCTCCGCCTGCGACGCGGCCATCCCCCGCCCCCGATCCCCGCGGGCAACCTCGCGACCTGCGGCGACCGCAGACTCACAGCTGACCCCGACCCACAGCACGTCCAGTCCGCCCAGAGCCTTCCGCCACCGCTCCTGCGACCCCGCTCCACCGAGGAACACGTCATCGACGATGACCCGGGCCCCGGCCCGGGCCATCGCGGCGACCCCCGCCATCCACGCCGCTTCCAGCTCCCGGAACTGCGCTCCG includes:
- the cpt gene encoding chloramphenicol phosphotransferase CPT; its protein translation is MTTQVIVLNGGSSSGKSGIVRCLQAVLPDPWLAASIDSLVEAMPASLRNSAAGIDFAADGGVQVGAQFRELEAAWMAGVAAMARAGARVIVDDVFLGGAGSQERWRKALGGLDVLWVGVSCESAVAAGREVARGDRGRGMAASQAELVHRGVVYDLEVDTTHTESLECARIVAARVE